One genomic window of Camelina sativa cultivar DH55 chromosome 5, Cs, whole genome shotgun sequence includes the following:
- the LOC104786783 gene encoding glutamate receptor 2.9, translating to MILMMNRRKTNNTFLSYIFQLIWFFLSMNVGLGQNQTSEIKVGVVLDLNTTFSKICLTSINMSLSDFYKDHPSYRTRITLHVRDSMEDTVQASAAALDLIKNEQVSAIIGPRNSMQAEFMIRLANKTQVPTITFSATSPLLTSIKSPYFVRATLDDSSQVKAIANVVKSFGWRSVVAIYEDNELGKGLMPFLSDALQNVEVNKSAISPEANDGQIQNELRKLMGRQTRVFVVHMESSLGLRVFQKAREIGMMEEGYVWLMTNELTHMMRHIDHGHSLNTIEGVLGVRSHVPKSKELEDFHLRWKRSFEKEKTSTRNELHIFALWAYDSITALALAVEKTNFNSLQYDNGSASSKNMTDLGNVGVSRYGPSLQKALREVSFKGLAGDFNLTDGQLESPKFEIVNFVGNKERIIGFVNASSDKTKLGPVIWPGKSKTIPKGWEIPRKKLTVGVPMKKGFFDFVEVIKDPTTNKTTAKGYAIDIFEAALKKLSYSIILEYVSLETPIDYNNLVCQVYDKTWDAVVGDVTITANRSLYVDFTLPYTESGVSMMVPVRDNENKNTWVFLEPWSLGLWVTTGCFLVLIGFVVWLFEHRINTDFRGPPHHQIGTSFWFSFSTMVFANREKVVSNLARFVMVVWCFVMLVLTQTYTANLTSFLTAQSFHPAAITVNDLIKNKDYVGYQGGTFVKDILLDLGFQKNKLKPFYSAKEAVELLSKGKSNGIAAAFDEVAYLNAILSQSCSKYAMVEPTFKTAGFGFAFPKNSPLTGDISTAILDVTQGDEMQEIENKWFPKKNDCPDPTTALTSNRLSLRNLWGLFLIAGTASLLALLIFVVLYLNEHRHTLCDDSEGSLWKKLKVLFRTFDEKDLKSHTFKNTDVHNVSSPMTEHYIQSPSTVQITPRPPSLSLNMEFELRRIFLYPERRTLHYTTDIS from the exons ATGATATTGATGATGAACCgtagaaaaacaaataacaccTTTCTAAGTTACATTTTCCAgcttatttggttttttttgtcgaTGAATGTTGGTTTAGGTCAAAACCAAACAAGTGAAATCAAAGTAGGGGTAGTTCTTGATCTCAATACAACATTTTCTAAGATCTGCCTCACTTCTATTAACATGTCGTTGTCGGATTTCTACAAGGATCATCCTAGTTACCGCACAAGAATTACGCTTCATGTTAGAGATTCCATGGAAGATACGGTTCAGGCTTCAGCTGCAG CCTTGGACCTAATCAAAAACGAGCAAGTGAGCGCCATCATCGGACCAAGAAACTCTATGCAAGCAGAGTTTATGATTAGACTAGCCAACAAAACTCAAGTACCGACCATCACATTCTCAGCAACAAGCCCTCTTTTGACATCCATCAAAAGCCCTTACTTTGTCCGAGCCACTCTCGACGACTCATCCCAGGTGAAAGCCATTGCCAACGTTGTCAAATCCTTTGGCTGGAGAAGCGTCGTCGCCATTTATGAGGACAATGAGTTAGGTAAAGGACTCATGCCTTTCTTGTCTGACGCTTTACAAAACGTGGAAGTCAACAAAAGTGCCATTTCTCCGGAGGCTAACGATGGTCAGATTCAAAATGAACTTCGTAAGCTCATGGGGAGGCAAACGAGAGTATTCGTTGTCCACATGGAATCAAGTCTTGGTTTACGAGTTTTTCAGAAAGCTAGAGAGATCGGGATGATGGAGGAAGGGTATGTATGGTTAATGACCAATGAATTGACACATATGATGAGACATATCGACCATGGTCATAGCTTAAATACTATAGAGGGAGTGTTAGGTGTGAGGAGCCATGTCCCCAAATCGAAAGAACTTGAAGATTTCCATTTGAGATGGAAAAGATCGTTCGAGAAGGAGAAAACATCCACGAGGAATGAACTACACATTTTTGCATTATGGGCGTATGATTCAATCACTGCATTGGCCTTGGCCGTGGAGAAAACCAATTTTAATAGCTTACAGTATGATAATGGAAGCGCCTCGTCAAAGAACATGACAGATTTGGGGAACGTAGGGGTCTCTCGCTATGGTCCAAGTCTTCAAAAGGCTCTCCGAGAAGTAAGTTTCAAGGGTTTAGCAGGAGACTTTAATCTCACAGACGGGCAGCTCGAGTCACCAAAGTTTGAGATCGTCAATTTTGTTGGAAATAAAGAGAGGATAATCGGATTTGTGAATGCTAGTTCAGACAAAACAAAGTTGGGGCCGGTGATATGGCCAGGGAAGTCAAAAACCATTCCGAAAGGATGGGAGATTCCAAGGAAGAAACTTACAGTGGGCGTTCCAATGAAGAAAGGCTTCTTTGATTTTGTGGAGGTAATCAAAGATCCTACCACGAACAAAACAACCGCAAAGGGTTATGCCATAGACATCTTTGAAGCTGCTCTTAAGAAGTTGTCATATTCAATCATTCTTGAATACGTCAGTTTGGAAACTCCAATTGACTATAACAATTTGGTCTGCCAAGTATATGACAAG ACATGGGATGCAGTTGTTGGAGATGTAACCATCACAGCGAACAGGTCTTTGTATGTTGACTTCACATTACCGTACACAGAGTCTGGAGTATCCATGATGGTGCCGGTGAGAGACAATGAGAATAAGAACACATGGGTGTTCCTCGAACCTTGGAGCTTAGGCTTATGGGTCACCACTGGTTGTTTTCTCGTCCTCATTGGTTTTGTTGTGTGGTTGTTCGAACATAGAATCAACACAGACTTCCGTGGACCGCCTCACCACCAGATTGGCACAAGTTTTTGGTTCTCCTTCTCCACCATGGTTTTCGCCAACC GTGAGAAGGTAGTAAGCAATTTAGCAAGGTTTGTGATGGTTGTGTGGTGCTTTGTGATGCTTGTTCTCACTCAGACCTACACAGCTAATCTCACTTCTTTCTTGACGGCACAAAGTTTCCACCCAGCGGCCATTACTGTGAACGATCTCATCAAAAATAAGGATTATGTAGGGTACCAAGGCGGTACTTTTGTTAAAGATATTCTATTAGATttgggatttcaaaaaaataagcTAAAGCCTTTTTATTCTGCCAAAGAAGCCGTTGAACTTTTGTCCAAGGGGAAATCAAATGGTATAGCAGCAGCTTTCGACGAAGTGGCTTACCTTAATGCTATTCTTTCTCAGTCGTGCTCCAAATATGCCATGGTTGAACCTACATTTAAGACTGCTGGTTTTGGCTTT GCCTTCCCTAAGAATTCACCTTTGACAGGAGATATCTCAACGGCTATCTTAGATGTGACTCAAGGAGATGAAATGCAAGAAATCGAAAACAAATGGTTCCCGAAGAAGAATGATTGTCCTGATCCAACGACCGCTCTTACATCCAACAGGCTCAGCCTCCGTAACCTATGGGGTCTGTTTCTAATAGCAGGCACTGCTTCATTATTGGCATTACTCATCTTCGTTGTTCTTTACTTGAACGAACATAGGCACACACTATGTGATGATTCCGAAGGTTCCTTGTGGAAAAAGCTAAAGGTTTTGTTCAGAACCTTCGATGAGAAAGACTTAAAGTCCCATACTTTCAAGAACACTGATGTTCATAATGTGAGTTCACCGATGACTGAGCACTACATTCAGAGCCCTTCAACTGTGCAAATCACACCACGGCCACCAAGTCTTTCACTAAATATGGAGTTTGAGCTTAGAAGAATTTTCTTGTACCCCGAGCGAAGAACGCTTCACTATACAACCGATATATCATGA